A genomic region of Vitis vinifera cultivar Pinot Noir 40024 chromosome 7, ASM3070453v1 contains the following coding sequences:
- the LOC100242376 gene encoding filament-like plant protein, protein MDRRSWLWRRKSSEKSPGETESSGSISSHSERFSDDQVYPNQNSPSPEVTSKSAPVDEEVNDSVKSLTEKLSAALLNISAKEDLVKQHAKVAEEAVSGWEKAENEVFSLKQQLEAAAQKNSALEDRVGHLDGALKECLRQLRQAREEQEQKIHEAVVKRTHEWESTKSELESQIVEIQAQLQTAKAETVATVDPGLELKLGAAEKENAALKLQLLSREEELEIRTIEQELSTQAAETASKQNLESIKKVAKLEAECRRLKAMARKASSANDHKSITASSVCVESLTDSQSDSGERLLALEIDTRKMTGLDTNECEPSRSDSWASGLIQELDRFKNEKPLVKNLMAPSVELDLMDDFLEMERLAALPETENRSRCLESGAISDKHIGGSESPLKAQLEAMIDRTAELEEKLEKMEAEKMELDMALSECQNQLETSQGRLKEVEEKLVELQTQLALASESKRNAEEEIQTTNAKREVAESRLIAVEAEIKTMLSKVLSLEEEVEKERALSAEAASKCRKFEDELSRMKRETELRNLASSNGELKIKQEKELAVAASKLAECQKTIASLGRQLKSLATLEDLLLDSEKPLQPMSEGLHHPKDGAEQWTLHPGNSYIPKKDLESSKTEPDHSASIKKSKDEASTLPLNPVVMTSEKSRNGFGKFFPRSKNAIRAEK, encoded by the exons GTGTATCCAAATCAAAATTCTCCATCACCAGAAGTCACATCTAAATCTGCACCTGTTGATGAAGAAGTTAATGACAGTGTGAAGTCTCTAACAGAAAAGCTATCTGCTGCTCTTTTGAATATTAGTGCCAAGGAAGACTTGGTGAAGCAGCATGCCAAAGTTGCAGAAGAAGCTGTTTCAG GGTGGGAAAAGGCTGAAAATGAAGTATTCTCTTTAAAGCAACAACTTGAAGCTGCGGCTCAGAAGAACTCAGCACTTGAAGATCGAGTTGGCCATCTTGATGGAGCGCTCAAGGAGTGCTTAAGGCAGCTTAGGCAAGCAAGGGAAGAACAAGAGCAGAAGATCCATGAAGCTGTTGTCAAGAGAACCCATGAATGGGAATCCACAAAATCTGAGCTTGAGAGCCAGATTGTAGAGATCCAGGCCCAACTTCAAACTGCTAAAGCTGAAACTGTTGCCACTGTTGATCCTGGTCTTGAGCTAAAACTTGGGGCTGCAGAAAAAGAGAATGCAGCCCTCAAGCTTCAGCTCCTTTCTCGAGAGGAAGAGTTAGAAATTAGGACTATAGAGCAAGAACTGAGCACCCAAGCAGCTGAAACAGCCAGCAAACAAAATTTGGAGAGCATAAAGAAGGTGGCTAAACTTGAAGCTGAGTGCCGCAGGCTAAAAGCCATGGCCCGTAAAGCATCCTCTGCTAATGATCACAAATCTATCACTGCCTCCTCGGTTTGTGTTGAATCTTTGACAGATAGCCAGTCAGATAGTGGAGAAAGACTACTGGCATTAGAAATTGATACCCGTAAGATGACTGGCTTGGACACCAATGAATGTGAGCCTAGCCGGTCTGATTCATGGGCATCTGGGCTAATCCAAGAACTTGATCGGTTTAAGAATGAGAAGCCTCTTGTAAAAAACCTCATGGCCCCTTCAGTAGAATTGGATCTCATGGACGATTTCCTTGAAATGGAGAGACTTGCGGCACTTCCAGAGACAGAAAATAGAAGCCGCTGCCTTGAGTCAGGAGCTATATCTGATAAACACATTGGTGGTAGCGAAAGCCCATTAAAAGCTCAACTTGAAGCCATGATTGATAGGACAGCTGAACTGGAGGAGAAATTAGAAAAGATGGAAGCAGAGAAAATGGAATTAGATATGGCTTTATCTGAGTGCCAAAATCAGCTTGAAACATCACAGGGTCGGCTAAAGGAAGTAGAGGAGAAGTTAGTGGAGCTGCAAACTCAGTTAGCTTTGGCAAGTGAATCAAAGAGAAATGCAGAGGAAGAAATACAGACTACCAATGCTAAGAGAGAGGTGGCAGAGTCTCGCCTCATAGCTGTTGAAGCTGAGATCAAAACCATGCTTTCAAAAGTGCTGTCGTtagaagaagaagttgaaaaGGAGCGGGCTTTGTCAGCAGAAGCTGCATCTAAGTGTCGGAAATTTGAGGATGAGCTTTCCAGGATGAAACGTGAAACTGAGCTTCGGAATTTGGCAAGTTCAAATGGTGAATTGAAGATAAAGCAG GAGAAGGAGCTAGCAGTGGCTGCCAGTAAGCTTGCAGAGTGCCAGAAAACCATTGCATCCCTGGGCCGACAGTTGAAATCCCTTGCAACGCTGGAAGACCTCCTGCTCGACTCAGAGAAGCCACTGCAGCCCATGAGTGAAGGACTACACCATCCTAAAGATGGTGCGGAACAATGGACACTGCATCCTGGTAATTCGTACATTCCAAAGAAGGATTTGGAATCCTCAAAAACAGAACCTGATCATTCAGCTTCTATaaagaaaagcaaagatgaGGCATCAACATTACCACTAAACCCAGTGGTGATGACCTCTGAAAAGAGTAGAAATGGGTTTGGGAAGTTTTTCCCTCGAAGTAAGAACGCGATTCGAGCTGAAAAGTAG